From Serratia fonticola:
CAGCGCCTACCGCGCCAACGAAGCTGACCTGCGCCCCCGCCTTGGCTGCCGAAACCGCTTGATTGCCCCCTTTGCCACCAAATTTATAGGCGCAACTGCTACCGATCACCGTTTCGCCTTTTTCTGGCCGATGGGGCGCCTGCAGCATAATGTCGTAATGAAGACTGCCAGCGACTACGATTTTACTCATGTTAGTATTCTCTTAAATCACGGACCGCCTGCTGGGTTTTCATCAGATTCTTTTCAGCCTGCTTCAAATCCTTTTTCGCAATCGCCACAAACAGTGCATCAAGGATATTAAGTTGAGCAATGCGTGCCGCTGCGTTTTCCCCAAGCAAATGCGAACCCTGTGAGGTTGAATTGAGAACCACATGCGCATTACGCGCAATGGGCGACTCGGCATAATTGCTGATGGCAATCACCTTGGCACCGTTGCGCGCGGCCAGCTTAATGGGATCGTTGACCGCACGGGTAGCGCCGGAATGGCTGATTGCCACCACGGCATCATCATCCGATAAGATCGCAGCAGACATCAGCATGGTGTGGGCATCATCGTAGACCGTCGATTTAATCCCGATCTTTAGCAGCTTATGCGCCAGATCGCGGGCAATGGTGGCCGAACCACCGACGGCATAGAGATCGATGTGCCGAGCCTTGAACAGAATATCTGCGGCGCGGTTAAATTCAGAAACGTCTAGAATAGAAATGGTTTCTTCTATTGCCTGAATCGACGTTTTGAATACCTTTTCCAGTAATTGCTCCGACGAATCATCAGGCTCAATTTCTGCATGCAAACTTGCTACTTCAGAATAGTTATAGTAAATCAAACTGCTTCTGAACTCTCTGAAGCCAGAGAAGTTGAGCTTTTTTGCCAGTTTAACTACCATCCCCTCAGAAACTTTATTTTCCAGCGCAATCTCTTTTAATGAGGTTTGCTCGGATAAATCAGTTTTCGAGGTGATCGAGTCCACCACTTTTCTTTCCAGTGGCGTCAGTTGTGGCAATCTCATGCGAATTTGAGCGCCAATTGCTCGCGGATCCTGCTTCATTACTTGCCTCTTGTCGCTCGGTCAATCAACATGGCTATGATAATAATAAGCCCTGTGGCAAGCAATTGATAAAACGCCTGAATATTTAGCAACGTCAATCCGTTACGTAACGAGCCCAGAATGATGGCGCCGATCAGCGTGCCGATCACACTGCCTTTGCCCCCCATCAAGGATGCCCCACCTATAGCGGCAGCCGCGATGGCATCCAATTCCCACAGGTTGCCCATTGTCGGTTCGGCAGCACCCAGGCGGCCAATCAGGATCAGTGAAGCCAGCGAGGCCAACACGCCGGAAATCACAAACACCGTCACTTTGGTTCTTTTTACCGGTACACCGGCTACGCGTGCAGCCTCTTCGTTACCGCCAACCGCCAGAATATATTCCCCCAGCGGAGTTTTATTCATCACCACCCACAGGATGATGGCGATGGTAACCACAATCACGATCGGGCTTGGCACACCGAAAATTTCGCTGTTGATGAAATTACGAAACTCCATTGGGATGCCAAAGATAGGGTTGCCGTTGGTAAAGATCAGTGCCATGGCCCGGAACAGCGAGAGGCCGCCCAGGGTGACAATGAAAGGCTGTAATCCGGCGTAGGCTACCAGCGTGCCGCTGAAAACCCCACACAGTGCGCCCACACCCAAGGTTGCCATTATCGCCAGCGGTACGGGCACCCCAGCGACCATCAGCGTAGCACCCAGCACCGCGGATAACGCCGCCGTTGGCCCCACCGAGAGGTCGATACCGCCGGAGATAATCACCAGCGTCATGCCCAGGGCAATAATGCCGTTGATCGACGATTGCTGTAAAATATTCAGCAGGTTAGGCACCGTTAAAAAACCCGGTGACAGCAGCGAGAAGGTGACCACAATGATCAGTAAACCAATCAGTGTGCCCGCATCACGCAAATTAAACTTGAATAGCGCCGAGGACGGCACTTTAGGCTGAGCCTTACCCTGAGTTATCATAATGATTGCCTTAATAAAAATATAAGATACAGAAGCCGTTTTTAATTCAGATCGTTAATCGCATAACGAGCGATATTTTCTTCTGTAATATCGTCGCCTTTGAGTTCCCGGGTAATTTTCCCTTCGCGCATCACCAGTACCCGATCGGAGATACGAATAATTTCTGGCATTTCGGATGAGACCACTACAATAGCCTTTCCTTGCTTGGCGAGTTTTTCGATTAAATTATAAATTTCTGATTTGGCGCCGATATCGATCCCACGCGTGGGCTCATCAAATAAAAATACTTTATTATCTGCCGCGACCCACCGGCCAATAATGACCTTTTGCTGATTACCGCCACTCAAGGTGCCGATGGGTTTATCAATATTCAGCGGGCGCAGGTTTAAGTCGGACATCACTTCCAGGGCCAACTGGTTTAGTTTGGTTTTTTTTAACCAGCCGTAACGGGTGAAGTTACTCATCGAGGGCAGCGCCATATTCATTTTTACCGCTCGCTCTTTAATAATACCCTCTTTTTTGCGATCTTCCGGCACCAAACCGATGCCAGCCTTGATTGCCGAGCTGACATTAAGCTTTTTCACCGGCGAGCCTTCAACCAACACTTGGCCGCTGGTTTTGGCGTCGATACCGGCGATCAGCTTCAGTAGCTCGGTACGGCCTGCGCCGACCAGGCCTGCGATCCCCAGAACTTCTCCTGCCTGTACGCTGAAGCTGGCTGACAGTACGGCTTTGTCGCGTCCAAGGTCTTCTACGCGCAAAATTTCTTTGTCGGTGACATAAGAGTGATGCTGCACTTTCTCAATCTTGCGTCCGACCATTTTGGTGACGATGGTTTCTTCCGTTTCGTCGCAGATATTGACCACGCCGACCTGTTTACCATCGCGTAAAATCGTGGCGCGATCGCAGACTTTAAAAATCTCATTCATCTTATGCGAGACATAAATCAGCGCGACGTTCATCGATTTAAGATCGGCGATCAACTCGGCCAGCCGATCAAATTCCCTTGGCGTCAGGCTGGACGTTGGCTCATCCATCGCAATGATTTTGGCCTCATCCAGTAATGCCCGGGCAATTTCGACGATCTGCTGCTGAGAGACCTTCAGATTCTTGATTGGCTCGTTCGGGTCGATGGTGGGATCGAGCCGTCTCAGGATCGCCTTTGCCCTTGCGTACTGGGCTTTCTTATCCACGAACAGGCCCTGGCACTGGGTCAGCGGCCTGCCAAGAAACATATTCTGCGCTACGGAGAGTTCAGGAACATGCTGCAATTCCTGGTGGATCATGGCGATCCCCGCCTGGCGTGCGGAAAGCGGGTTTTTCATCAGGATCGTTTGACCTTCAACCTGGATTTCACCAGAGTCAGCTGCCCGTACTCCAGAGAGAATATTCAGCAGCGTCGATTTCCCTGCGCCGTTTTCCCCGATTAAGGCATGGACTTCCCCGTGCCTGACCGAAAAATCTACGTCCTGAACCGCAGCCGCGCTGCCGTAGGTTTTATTAATGCCACGCATCGTTAAACAAAACTGTTCCATAAACCCTCCGTCGCCTGGCTTATTGCTGTACCAGCAGTTGGCGCAGTTTCTCGTTGTCTTTGGTGGAGAAAGCATCCGCGTTTTCTTTGGTGATCAAAGCCTGTGGGGTGGAGACTACGCGTGAAATTTTCTGCCCGTCGATAAGGCGCAACATTACTTCCATCGCCACTTCGCCAGTCAGTACTGGGAAGCTGTCCACTGTGCCGGTCAACTCACCGCGTTTGATGGAAGCATAGGCATCGGAAATCCCATCGGTACCAAACACTGCGACCTGGTTGGTTTTACCCTGTGCGCGAACCGCTTCAACCACTCCGAGTGCCATACCGTCGTTGTTGGCGTAGAAACCAACCATATCCGGATGCTGCTGCAAGATAGTGGTGGCGGCGTTATAGGCATTTTCCCGGCTCCAGTTGGCTGGCACGCTGGCGACTACGGTGAACTTGCCGTTGGCACCAATGGTTTCCTTGAACCCCTTGGTTCGCTGTGTGGCGGCATAAACGCCAGCCTGGCCTTCGATCACCGCGACTTTGCCACCTTCCGGATGATGCTGGATAAACCAGTTGGCGACCCGGACACCGTTATCTTTCTGTACGTTACCTACGTAATGGGCGGCACTGGGCATGACGGCGTCGTTGACGTTGACTACCGGGATGCCCTTGCTTTTCGCTACTTCATAGGCGGGTTGCAGGTTGGCGTCCGTTTGTGGAGAAACCAGCAGGCCATTAAAGCCTTGGGAAATCAATGTTTCCGCGATCGAGAGTTGGCCTAGCTGATCGTCTTCATTGGCTGCGGCCTGATAGGCCACCATAAAGCCGTACTTTTTGGCCGTGGTTTGGTAGCCTTCCCCCAGGGAACGCCAATATTCGTTGGTAAGCGTTTTGGATACGCCGCCGATCTTCAGCTTGCTGTCCACCGCTGGCATGGGGCCATATTTGGCACTAAGCTCGGTCCAATCGGTACGGTCGGGTTCGGTATCAGACTGTAACGGTGGCAGATCGGCAGCATAGACACTGGTGCAAAACAGGGTAGAGGCGAGTACAGAAAGTAAGTGCTTTTTCATCTTCTTCTATCCTTGGTGCTGTGAGTTATTATTAGAGGCACCCGTTGGGCGCCCGGTTGCTGGTTCTATTTCGCCAGCATGATGTCGTTAACAATTTGCTGTGAGGCAACGGCGTCTTGCTTGCTGATGGCGCTCATCAACTCAGGGTTATTGTCGAGCTGCTTGCACAGTTTCAGCAGGCGGGTCACCGTTGCGATATTGGTTTCGGCTTCACGCACCGGATCCAGGCCGCTGGCGTCTGGGAAGGTGTCAAAATAGTAAGCCCCCGTGTAGCCGTCACGCTGCATCTGCCAGAGGAATTCCAGCGTCGCCCGTGGGTTGACCGAAGCCACCATCAGGCCATCGTCGCGTTTGCCCCAACCATCGTTCAGATCAAGACCCATAAGGCGAGAGCGGCGGGCGACCATGGCGGCGGCAAAGGCCGGGATCTCGTTGGCAAACAGCACGTGGGCAAAGTCGAGCGTGATACCCAGATTCGCACAGCCAGCTTCTTCAACCGCCAGCAGGCAGGTGGTGACGTTGGGAAAAATGCTGTAGGCCCGTGGCTCATTAGGTTTGTATTCGATACTGATATCGACATCTGGAGCATATTCGGCCACTTCACGTACCGCGGAGACGGCGTCTTCCCAGATTTTTTTGTAATCTGCCTGGAAGCAATAATCAAAACCATCCTGGCCCATCCACAGGGTCATTAAACTGGCACCAAACTCACGGCCCGCATCTATCCCACGCTTGGTCAGTTCGATCGCCTGGCGGCGGATTTTTGGGTCCGGATTGGTGAACGCCCCAATCTTGAATTCTGGCGCATCCCAGCGCATTTGCATGCCATTCACCGCCAGGCCAGCCGCTTCGATCTTTTGGCTCATGGTTTTGACATCCTCATTGATGTGCTGAGGGTAGTTTAAATCCAGGTGGGTCAATCCCTTGACCGTTCCGGCCCGCTCAATCATTTGCGATACAGAGGGTTTGCCTTTTAGTTCTGGCCAGTAAAGATTGGCTCCTGAGGCAAAGGAGTTCAAACGGGTGGCGAATTTAAGTTCTGACATGAGGTGTCCTTGGTCAATGGTTCTGTAATGTACTTTCCTTCTTCACGATTTTTCGTAAAGTAGTATTTTTCTATCACTAGCCATTGACAACTGCAAGCTCACTCGTCGTTTTATTAATCACTTTGCGAGGTCATTCACGAAATTTCGCTACAGGAAGGCTTTACCACAGAGGAAATAGCCAGGAGCGAGAGAGGTTGAGACGGTGAGGGGAGCAATACGGTGGGATTGGCAGAGGTGAACATGGGACTAGACAGGCCAGTTGGCTGGCCTGCACTTTACGCGGGTTACACCATTGGGCGGATATAGTCCCACAGGCGTTCCCAGTTAATCAGCACCAATACCACGGTGGCGGAAAACAGAATAAACATGATCTTTGAGAACATGATATCAACACTCCTTGTTAATAAAACGGTATCCCTGCCCGGATTAAGGACGATTTTCAGGCAGTGTACAGGGGGATAACCAGGCGATATAGAGGCGGTGAAACATTTCAGAAAAGACCAGGTTTATGGTCAATAAATGGACAGTTGGCGAGGGTTTGATGATAGGGCAGAGATTTCCCTGCCCCGAGTTTTAACACGACATTAATTCAGGATGCCGTTTAGCACCAGCATGGTGATCATCCCGCCTACAGCGGGGATAAGAGTACGGCGGACAATCATAAACGGCGAGCATTCACCGGCCTTGCTGACGGCAATGATCACCCCGGCCACCGGGGAAATCGATCTTCCCATACCGGCCATCAGTTGCATTGGCAGGATCATGCTGACGGCGCTTTCGCCAAATTTGGCGGCAATGCCTGGAGCCAGCCCGGAGAAGGAGAAGAACGCAGCCACGCCGGAGCCGGTCAGCGCCGCGGTCACGCAGACCAGCAGGGCCATCACTATCGTCATATTGCCAAAACCGAAGCCCGCGGCCTGAACGGTGTGAATAATGAAGTCAACGGCCCCGATGATCTGCAAGCCCTGGGCGAAAACGTCGGCACACACCAGCAGGGAAACGATGCTGGTAAACATGGTGCCCATGCCTTTGAAGAACACCTGGATGCCCTTGCAGGCGGTTTTGAAATCCCTCCGTACCAGCAACTCGCAGAAAAATGCCAACAGGGTGCCGATAATCATCGCCGTCACCACGTCAATCTTGATGCTGCTGATCACCAGCGGGCTGAAGACGATCACCAGTATCACCGGGAACACCGGCAGGAAAGCGTAGAATGCCGGTACCTTGGCTGTATCTTCGCTGGTTGGCTGTTCCACCTGCAGTTGGGTAACGATATGCCCGTCTTTGGCGTCAAAGTAGCGTGCGGTGAAGAAGATCAGTACCGCTACCGCCAGCATCACGCCGGTGGCGACCGGCAGTTGGTAGTGGGCAAAGTAGACTGCGGTTTCCATACCGGCATGTTTGGCTGCCAGGTTGGCGGTGCCCACTGCCGGGCCGAGATCCATAAACGCCGACATACCGATCATCGAGGCGGCGGCGGCTTTACTGACTCCAAGCCGCACCAACACCGGGAAGAAGGTGACCAACAGCAGCATCGCCAGACCGGCCGCGCTGGAAATCGCCACGTGCAGCAACTGGGATAATATGTAGCCGATCGCCAGGATCAGGTAAGGAGCCTTGATCATCTGCAAGGGTTTGATGCACAGATTTACCATCGAGTTCGACGCTTTGATGTGATCCATATAATCGGCAAAACCGCCCGCCGCCATAATGATCAAACCGATGCCCGCCACCTGGGTGGTCAAAGACTCTTTCACGAACGCGAAAATATCCCCGCCAACCCAGCCGATGGATTTGGCCTTGCCGTACAATATCGATTGATCGGGAAAGAACACCGCCGTGATCAGCAGCAGGCTCAGCCCCGCCAGCAGTAACACGGTTTGCGGCTGGTAGTTTTTGATAATAAACCAGGCCGCCAATACGGTAACGATCATCCCGATGATAAATCCAGTCATCATGTCCCCTTATGAGTGTTTGGCAAAAAACTCATGCAATAGCGTGTTGTAATAATCCGGAGCCTGGAAATAAGGCGCATGGCCCATCCCGGGCATCTCGATATGTTGGGTGTAGGGCACCAGCGCCAGCAGATCGGCTTTGAGCTGTGGTTGCACCACGGCGTCTTTTTCACCGGTGAGGATCAGCGTTGGCATCTTGAGCTGGGGCAGTAGCGGGCGGTTGTCGGCTAGCTGCAACATGCGAGTGGCACGCCTCAGGCCTTCCAGGTTGGTGCCTGCTGCAATTTCTGCCGCATAGTCCAGCACTGCCGCAGGTACATCTGGGAACGGCAGCAGATCACGTGCGCGGTTTCTGCCGTAGGCTTCGCGGCCAATTTCGGCGAGCTCTTTCAGCCGCTTTTCCAGCTTTTCCGAGCTGGGTGCCGACTCTGGCGCGCCATAGCCGGGATGGGTGCAGGACAACACCAGGTTTTTTACCCGCTCTGGATAGCGGGCGGCGTAGCGGCTGGCAACGGAGCCGCCCATTGAGTGCCCGACGAGGGAAACTTTCTCTGCCCCGCAGTGTTGCACCCACTCATGCAGCATCTGCACAAAAGCGTCGATATCGGCCGGAACCAGCGCGGAGTCGGCATAACCGGGCGCATCCCAGGCCATGACGCGGTAGTGGGGAGAAAAGGCGGCAAACTGGAATGGCCAGGCCTTCGAGCTGCCCAGA
This genomic window contains:
- a CDS encoding MurR/RpiR family transcriptional regulator, which produces MKQDPRAIGAQIRMRLPQLTPLERKVVDSITSKTDLSEQTSLKEIALENKVSEGMVVKLAKKLNFSGFREFRSSLIYYNYSEVASLHAEIEPDDSSEQLLEKVFKTSIQAIEETISILDVSEFNRAADILFKARHIDLYAVGGSATIARDLAHKLLKIGIKSTVYDDAHTMLMSAAILSDDDAVVAISHSGATRAVNDPIKLAARNGAKVIAISNYAESPIARNAHVVLNSTSQGSHLLGENAAARIAQLNILDALFVAIAKKDLKQAEKNLMKTQQAVRDLREY
- a CDS encoding ABC transporter permease; its protein translation is MITQGKAQPKVPSSALFKFNLRDAGTLIGLLIIVVTFSLLSPGFLTVPNLLNILQQSSINGIIALGMTLVIISGGIDLSVGPTAALSAVLGATLMVAGVPVPLAIMATLGVGALCGVFSGTLVAYAGLQPFIVTLGGLSLFRAMALIFTNGNPIFGIPMEFRNFINSEIFGVPSPIVIVVTIAIILWVVMNKTPLGEYILAVGGNEEAARVAGVPVKRTKVTVFVISGVLASLASLILIGRLGAAEPTMGNLWELDAIAAAAIGGASLMGGKGSVIGTLIGAIILGSLRNGLTLLNIQAFYQLLATGLIIIIAMLIDRATRGK
- a CDS encoding sugar ABC transporter ATP-binding protein, with the translated sequence MEQFCLTMRGINKTYGSAAAVQDVDFSVRHGEVHALIGENGAGKSTLLNILSGVRAADSGEIQVEGQTILMKNPLSARQAGIAMIHQELQHVPELSVAQNMFLGRPLTQCQGLFVDKKAQYARAKAILRRLDPTIDPNEPIKNLKVSQQQIVEIARALLDEAKIIAMDEPTSSLTPREFDRLAELIADLKSMNVALIYVSHKMNEIFKVCDRATILRDGKQVGVVNICDETEETIVTKMVGRKIEKVQHHSYVTDKEILRVEDLGRDKAVLSASFSVQAGEVLGIAGLVGAGRTELLKLIAGIDAKTSGQVLVEGSPVKKLNVSSAIKAGIGLVPEDRKKEGIIKERAVKMNMALPSMSNFTRYGWLKKTKLNQLALEVMSDLNLRPLNIDKPIGTLSGGNQQKVIIGRWVAADNKVFLFDEPTRGIDIGAKSEIYNLIEKLAKQGKAIVVVSSEMPEIIRISDRVLVMREGKITRELKGDDITEENIARYAINDLN
- a CDS encoding substrate-binding domain-containing protein, with product MKKHLLSVLASTLFCTSVYAADLPPLQSDTEPDRTDWTELSAKYGPMPAVDSKLKIGGVSKTLTNEYWRSLGEGYQTTAKKYGFMVAYQAAANEDDQLGQLSIAETLISQGFNGLLVSPQTDANLQPAYEVAKSKGIPVVNVNDAVMPSAAHYVGNVQKDNGVRVANWFIQHHPEGGKVAVIEGQAGVYAATQRTKGFKETIGANGKFTVVASVPANWSRENAYNAATTILQQHPDMVGFYANNDGMALGVVEAVRAQGKTNQVAVFGTDGISDAYASIKRGELTGTVDSFPVLTGEVAMEVMLRLIDGQKISRVVSTPQALITKENADAFSTKDNEKLRQLLVQQ
- a CDS encoding TIM barrel protein — encoded protein: MSELKFATRLNSFASGANLYWPELKGKPSVSQMIERAGTVKGLTHLDLNYPQHINEDVKTMSQKIEAAGLAVNGMQMRWDAPEFKIGAFTNPDPKIRRQAIELTKRGIDAGREFGASLMTLWMGQDGFDYCFQADYKKIWEDAVSAVREVAEYAPDVDISIEYKPNEPRAYSIFPNVTTCLLAVEEAGCANLGITLDFAHVLFANEIPAFAAAMVARRSRLMGLDLNDGWGKRDDGLMVASVNPRATLEFLWQMQRDGYTGAYYFDTFPDASGLDPVREAETNIATVTRLLKLCKQLDNNPELMSAISKQDAVASQQIVNDIMLAK
- the dcuC gene encoding C4-dicarboxylate transporter DcuC produces the protein MTGFIIGMIVTVLAAWFIIKNYQPQTVLLLAGLSLLLITAVFFPDQSILYGKAKSIGWVGGDIFAFVKESLTTQVAGIGLIIMAAGGFADYMDHIKASNSMVNLCIKPLQMIKAPYLILAIGYILSQLLHVAISSAAGLAMLLLVTFFPVLVRLGVSKAAAASMIGMSAFMDLGPAVGTANLAAKHAGMETAVYFAHYQLPVATGVMLAVAVLIFFTARYFDAKDGHIVTQLQVEQPTSEDTAKVPAFYAFLPVFPVILVIVFSPLVISSIKIDVVTAMIIGTLLAFFCELLVRRDFKTACKGIQVFFKGMGTMFTSIVSLLVCADVFAQGLQIIGAVDFIIHTVQAAGFGFGNMTIVMALLVCVTAALTGSGVAAFFSFSGLAPGIAAKFGESAVSMILPMQLMAGMGRSISPVAGVIIAVSKAGECSPFMIVRRTLIPAVGGMITMLVLNGILN
- a CDS encoding alpha/beta fold hydrolase, with the translated sequence MSSENSAIPVCPEQQILRTSQGNLSFRACGEGETLIFLHGILGSSKAWPFQFAAFSPHYRVMAWDAPGYADSALVPADIDAFVQMLHEWVQHCGAEKVSLVGHSMGGSVASRYAARYPERVKNLVLSCTHPGYGAPESAPSSEKLEKRLKELAEIGREAYGRNRARDLLPFPDVPAAVLDYAAEIAAGTNLEGLRRATRMLQLADNRPLLPQLKMPTLILTGEKDAVVQPQLKADLLALVPYTQHIEMPGMGHAPYFQAPDYYNTLLHEFFAKHS